Proteins from one Oscillatoria nigro-viridis PCC 7112 genomic window:
- a CDS encoding S8 family serine peptidase, translated as MSPIEASTPKLTANISLIPDIPEELQLANSTNNYYSPPKNLLTTNETSSTNSSIELLSSNNQILDNSPETPPQQAEIDAFILNKDSTPTTNNIPEKPQTSTTQTDAITGDTAKPATQNNISFDSGIFQADETGKILFDYLSDGGRYQGELAIISLTGMQEFVPDSEAFIREAARRALSNSSLGYIAISDITEAAKFSSFEGENNFNIGEYRGIKTFAMTPGDELGIIVVPNGTIQEAYNNPAIGGDKKPLFSMATANSSDAFQRGQIAAVANGGSIFVMEDMGIGEGSEADYNDIIFSLKGATPKVISMDDLIAKNSDWRTSEKGKELIGDAAPKTETKLEDKKADTTSATNPVETKPENSPATETKNPTVSETPNSETNPVETKTENSPVIEDKQPTVSEISHSETNPVETKTENSPATETQNPTVSETPNSETNPVETKTENSPVIEDKQPPVSENIYFPKNPVETEIDFITGDTIEKPVFIQPEKLEIPVIPAESTDILTGEMENTSPTPIDSLENAGETADNLPLISPDEISTLWESLNSILAQQFPNIPETESSQNHQPSASEYSEYIVTDSQTIIPEIAVTENYDSQPSENITADSENQPPTTIGEFVNPDFEWENIAITPEILSDANNQPDNSLHIIPDSEIATTTDSNSEPTISEYTITDTETQPEITPNLPQQNQPLIGIIDTGFVANNPNIDYSQIILGKDLIDGDNNPLLQPNEGNQHGNTILDIINDSSNQSDTKKSTPIWLGRATGSGNWYQSLIEFVDAAKAAKQPNAVVNLSFDLTQINPDGTQTTRHKLTAEETAALKYAKDNNILIVAAAGNEGNLVSALGQASTEFDNIITVGASENNYRAGYSSYGEGLDILAPCDIPQTAEAATTETKQGTSIAAAKVTNTLSQMWAANPSLDYLQIKNILLNTAKDIDVPDWDERTGYGILNSESAIATSAETIPTIPVLAAAKLLTKPLIDVGANTSNSPNSTEAKPSERATATTAPGTPKTTSRSTGDYNVGTSSYTTDLAPYKTTSTSSSNGTTTTNSRILSSLSNTESSWDKSTTKTNHKGESFDESTSDSTTNAVTYTSKSFSQNSTENKNQWQENRSRVKYEGTRSDSSESAQKSRSSYDYTTPTYTRYDASESYRNSKSQSNSRYGTNLSIYNGNRQDDWGSKSTTNTRTTNGNNISTSKSATQTAGNAKWTNGSNGSSSNNTHSGEETTVSTSNSTNSNSSGFSKSSNSNDGYSVTNSTWDNNTINGVAINSNTRDVYSESSTNNQSSYDDGRSKNHSYQDTYTVNQSEQTNSSQGSSYRQNNRNNNYSVRQGNDTQTYKHGPQTSSRITDSYSVTKSDGYSANSSGKVTSKNNQESYSENFVQHDSEYKIDAYTTTTTGDEQTITSTRSNSSNDGTNNASSSSSDTVRTRNGQTVTVYKDGRKDETQTSSYERWWSDNSTDKGVTTYTSGSSTWSSTYRRTEFKGGYSWSETISGTDTESVTKGGVTTSKQTNWSWTRSGTVWDDGRNNWSESWSKSNWENGKSIPGESETARGSYDPKGTGTQTDNLPKAGEAPRLNKPPKNVVDLNKQPKYKPQPSQEFYEQPASYDKKFADNFPTEDPYAAVPPPASWPPKDIGSYWLSYTGTLKSSAERRKIFQDIIKNRSIQKVYMNALSVGGTTFSYGGGMPITGGDIFAEFKEELDRYNLAHPNNRRTIDVIGWFEGTGLAASTSPMYKAAQRANAVLGLKGDGGASYVDLVHPTVWGELQNIAKDFISKHGGLVKEIIFDDRLGIPKAAEADVINLHRATIATDGGPGGKSWIQRALTKNLTNLKNALPSTTFSFSGNLPAVAFEHQNQELAKWLADGIINGGYNLQFYKNGSNYPVFVNDYNTYVPQMLRLLNQNKNRFSVSIGYYAQKEYLKRQELIQQISFLRNNKVASLLPSQIIGFDYRTIRDIQQ; from the coding sequence ATGTCACCAATCGAAGCATCTACCCCAAAACTAACTGCCAATATTTCCCTCATTCCCGACATTCCAGAAGAATTGCAACTAGCAAATTCTACCAATAATTACTATTCTCCCCCGAAAAATCTCCTAACAACTAACGAAACATCCTCCACAAACTCCAGCATCGAACTATTATCATCAAACAACCAAATCCTCGATAACAGCCCAGAAACACCTCCCCAACAAGCAGAGATAGACGCCTTCATCCTCAACAAAGATTCAACACCAACAACCAACAACATCCCCGAAAAACCGCAAACATCCACCACTCAAACCGACGCAATCACAGGCGATACAGCCAAACCAGCAACTCAAAATAACATTTCTTTCGACTCCGGCATTTTCCAAGCAGACGAAACAGGTAAAATTCTGTTCGATTACCTATCAGACGGAGGCCGGTATCAAGGAGAACTAGCAATTATCAGCCTGACAGGAATGCAGGAATTTGTTCCCGATTCCGAAGCATTTATCAGAGAAGCAGCCAGACGCGCTTTAAGCAACTCCTCCCTCGGTTACATCGCAATTTCCGACATTACAGAAGCCGCAAAATTCTCTAGCTTCGAGGGAGAAAACAACTTCAATATCGGAGAATACCGAGGAATTAAAACCTTCGCAATGACGCCGGGAGACGAACTTGGCATCATCGTAGTTCCCAACGGCACAATACAAGAAGCGTACAATAATCCAGCGATTGGCGGCGACAAAAAACCATTATTCTCAATGGCAACAGCTAATTCCAGCGATGCTTTTCAACGGGGACAAATTGCCGCTGTTGCGAATGGCGGCAGTATATTTGTCATGGAAGATATGGGGATAGGAGAAGGGAGCGAGGCTGATTACAATGATATCATCTTTTCCCTCAAAGGCGCAACCCCTAAAGTCATTTCAATGGATGATTTAATTGCCAAAAACTCCGATTGGCGTACATCAGAAAAAGGCAAAGAATTGATAGGTGACGCTGCGCCAAAAACAGAGACTAAATTAGAAGACAAAAAAGCAGATACTACTTCTGCAACAAATCCTGTTGAAACAAAACCAGAAAATTCTCCAGCGACAGAAACCAAAAACCCGACTGTTTCCGAAACTCCCAACTCCGAGACAAATCCTGTTGAAACAAAAACCGAAAATTCCCCTGTAATTGAAGACAAACAGCCGACTGTTTCGGAAATTTCGCATTCCGAGACAAATCCTGTTGAAACAAAAACCGAAAATTCCCCAGCGACAGAAACTCAAAACCCGACTGTTTCGGAAACTCCCAACTCCGAGACAAATCCTGTTGAGACAAAAACCGAAAATTCCCCTGTAATTGAAGACAAACAGCCGCCTGTTTCGGAAAATATCTATTTCCCAAAAAATCCTGTGGAGACAGAAATCGACTTCATCACAGGTGACACAATTGAAAAACCCGTCTTTATCCAACCAGAAAAACTAGAAATACCAGTAATACCCGCAGAATCCACAGACATTCTCACTGGGGAAATGGAAAATACCTCCCCAACTCCTATCGACAGCCTCGAAAATGCCGGCGAAACTGCTGACAATTTACCGCTAATTTCTCCCGATGAAATTTCCACGCTGTGGGAAAGCCTCAACAGCATATTAGCCCAACAATTTCCTAACATTCCCGAAACAGAATCCAGTCAAAATCATCAACCATCCGCATCAGAATATTCAGAATATATAGTTACCGACAGCCAAACTATTATTCCCGAAATCGCTGTCACCGAAAACTATGACTCGCAACCATCGGAAAACATTACCGCCGACAGCGAAAATCAGCCGCCAACAACCATCGGCGAATTTGTAAACCCCGATTTCGAGTGGGAAAACATCGCCATTACTCCCGAAATATTATCCGACGCAAACAATCAGCCAGACAATTCACTTCATATCATTCCCGACTCCGAAATCGCAACTACAACTGACAGCAACTCCGAACCAACCATCAGCGAATACACAATCACCGACACCGAAACCCAACCAGAAATAACCCCCAACCTCCCCCAACAAAACCAACCATTAATCGGCATAATCGACACCGGCTTTGTCGCCAACAATCCCAACATCGACTACAGCCAAATCATCCTCGGTAAAGACTTAATAGATGGCGACAATAATCCGTTACTCCAACCAAATGAAGGAAACCAACATGGAAACACGATTTTAGATATTATTAACGACTCCAGCAATCAAAGCGACACCAAAAAATCGACTCCGATTTGGTTGGGACGAGCAACTGGTAGCGGGAACTGGTATCAATCCCTGATTGAATTTGTAGACGCAGCCAAAGCTGCCAAACAACCCAATGCCGTTGTCAACCTCAGCTTCGACTTAACTCAAATTAACCCCGACGGCACGCAAACCACACGGCACAAATTGACAGCAGAAGAAACCGCAGCATTGAAATATGCAAAAGACAATAACATCCTGATTGTAGCAGCCGCTGGAAATGAAGGGAATCTCGTTTCTGCCCTCGGACAAGCCTCCACAGAATTTGACAACATCATCACCGTCGGCGCATCTGAAAATAACTATCGCGCCGGATATTCCAGCTATGGAGAAGGCTTGGATATCTTAGCACCATGTGACATTCCGCAAACAGCAGAAGCTGCAACAACCGAAACAAAACAAGGCACATCGATCGCAGCCGCAAAAGTCACAAATACCCTTTCTCAAATGTGGGCTGCTAACCCATCCTTGGACTACCTACAAATCAAAAACATCCTCCTCAACACAGCCAAAGACATCGACGTACCCGACTGGGATGAAAGGACGGGATACGGCATTTTAAATTCCGAATCAGCAATTGCCACCTCTGCTGAAACCATCCCTACAATTCCAGTATTGGCAGCAGCAAAACTATTGACAAAACCCTTAATTGATGTTGGTGCAAATACGAGCAACTCTCCCAATTCTACCGAAGCCAAACCGTCAGAAAGAGCAACTGCAACCACCGCGCCAGGCACGCCAAAGACTACAAGTCGATCGACCGGAGACTACAACGTTGGCACCAGTTCTTATACCACAGACTTAGCGCCATACAAAACCACCTCTACCAGTAGTTCCAACGGCACAACTACCACCAACTCTCGAATCCTTAGCAGCCTGTCAAACACTGAGTCAAGTTGGGATAAAAGCACTACCAAAACCAACCACAAGGGCGAGTCTTTTGATGAATCCACCAGCGATTCAACTACCAATGCTGTTACCTACACCAGCAAAAGCTTTTCTCAAAACTCAACAGAAAACAAAAATCAATGGCAGGAAAACCGCAGCCGAGTTAAATACGAAGGAACTCGCAGCGACAGTAGCGAATCGGCTCAGAAATCCCGCAGTTCTTACGACTATACCACTCCCACGTACACCAGATATGATGCCTCAGAAAGTTACCGCAACAGCAAGTCGCAATCTAACAGCCGATACGGTACGAACCTCAGCATATATAACGGCAACCGTCAAGATGATTGGGGTTCAAAATCTACTACCAACACTCGCACTACCAACGGCAACAACATATCAACCAGCAAGAGTGCAACTCAAACCGCAGGCAATGCCAAGTGGACGAATGGCAGTAACGGTAGCAGTTCCAACAATACCCACAGCGGTGAAGAAACCACAGTCAGCACATCTAATTCTACTAACAGCAACAGCAGCGGTTTCTCGAAAAGTAGCAACAGCAACGATGGCTATTCTGTCACCAACTCAACTTGGGATAACAATACAATTAACGGTGTAGCTATCAACAGCAATACCCGTGACGTTTATTCAGAAAGCAGTACCAACAATCAAAGCAGTTACGATGACGGCAGGTCAAAAAATCACAGTTATCAAGACACTTATACTGTCAATCAATCCGAGCAAACCAACAGCAGTCAGGGTTCCTCATATCGGCAAAACAACCGCAACAATAATTACTCTGTCAGGCAAGGTAATGATACGCAAACCTACAAACACGGGCCGCAAACCAGCAGCAGGATTACGGATAGCTATTCGGTCACAAAATCCGATGGTTATAGTGCCAATAGTTCGGGGAAAGTCACTTCTAAAAACAATCAGGAAAGTTATTCCGAGAACTTTGTTCAACACGATAGCGAGTATAAGATAGATGCTTATACCACAACTACTACCGGGGATGAACAGACAATAACATCAACTCGATCCAACAGCAGCAATGACGGGACTAACAACGCTTCATCCAGTAGCAGCGATACTGTTCGTACCCGCAACGGACAAACAGTTACAGTTTATAAAGATGGGCGCAAAGATGAAACACAAACGAGCAGTTACGAGAGATGGTGGAGCGACAACTCTACGGATAAGGGAGTAACTACTTATACTTCGGGGAGTTCAACTTGGAGTTCGACTTACAGGAGGACGGAGTTTAAAGGCGGTTACAGTTGGAGTGAAACCATCAGCGGTACTGATACCGAATCAGTAACGAAAGGAGGTGTTACTACTAGCAAGCAAACCAATTGGAGTTGGACCAGAAGCGGGACTGTGTGGGATGACGGGCGCAATAATTGGAGTGAGAGTTGGTCGAAGTCTAATTGGGAAAATGGGAAGTCGATACCCGGTGAATCCGAGACGGCGAGGGGGTCTTACGATCCGAAGGGGACGGGGACGCAGACTGATAATTTGCCCAAAGCTGGGGAAGCGCCGCGGTTGAATAAGCCGCCGAAGAATGTTGTGGATTTGAATAAGCAGCCGAAGTACAAGCCACAGCCGAGTCAAGAGTTTTATGAGCAGCCGGCTTCATACGACAAAAAGTTTGCGGACAATTTTCCTACAGAAGATCCGTATGCTGCTGTTCCTCCACCTGCAAGCTGGCCTCCTAAAGATATAGGCTCCTATTGGCTGTCTTATACGGGAACATTGAAATCATCAGCCGAAAGACGCAAAATCTTTCAAGATATCATCAAAAATCGATCGATCCAAAAAGTCTACATGAATGCGCTGTCTGTAGGGGGAACTACTTTTAGTTACGGGGGTGGAATGCCGATTACAGGTGGAGATATATTTGCCGAATTTAAAGAAGAACTCGATCGATACAACCTAGCACATCCCAATAATCGGAGAACGATTGATGTAATTGGTTGGTTTGAGGGAACTGGGCTAGCAGCATCAACGAGCCCAATGTATAAAGCTGCACAGAGAGCGAACGCTGTGCTGGGTCTTAAAGGTGATGGCGGTGCTTCCTATGTTGACCTCGTGCATCCTACTGTTTGGGGTGAACTACAAAATATAGCGAAGGACTTCATTAGCAAACATGGTGGTTTGGTAAAGGAAATTATTTTCGACGATCGCCTGGGAATTCCCAAGGCAGCAGAAGCAGATGTTATTAATTTGCATCGAGCAACAATCGCGACTGACGGAGGTCCCGGCGGTAAAAGCTGGATTCAAAGGGCATTAACCAAGAATCTGACCAATCTCAAGAATGCACTTCCCAGTACCACATTTAGTTTTTCAGGAAATCTACCAGCAGTGGCGTTTGAGCATCAAAATCAAGAGCTTGCAAAGTGGCTTGCAGATGGGATAATTAATGGGGGATACAACTTACAGTTTTATAAAAATGGCAGTAATTACCCAGTGTTTGTTAATGACTACAACACATATGTTCCTCAAATGTTGAGGTTACTAAATCAAAACAAAAATCGTTTTTCTGTAAGTATAGGCTACTATGCTCAGAAAGAATATCTCAAGCGCCAAGAACTCATTCAACAAATTAGTTTCCTGAGAAACAACAAGGTGGCATCCCTTCTTCCCTCACAGATAATAGGCTTTGACTATCGGACAATTAGAGACATCCAGCAGTAA
- a CDS encoding S8 family serine peptidase codes for MAGDRQYAKDNNILIVAAAGNEGTLLCVLGQASTEFDNIITVGASDNNNRAAYSSYGGGLDILAPTSLTQTAESSTTETKQGTSIAAAKVTNTIWQMWAANPSLNYQQIKNILLNTAKDIDVPDWDERTGYGILNPELAIATAIETIPAIPVLAAAKHLTKSLIDADANPSNTPNNTAPKPSERATATTAPGTPKTTSTSTGNSNEGTSSYTTEVAPYTTTSTSSSNGTSTTNSYTNSNLSNTESSWDKSRVKTNTKGNSFNESTSDSNTSASTYTSKSFSQNSLENKNQSQQNYSRVKYEGTRNDQSSSNQKSRSSSNYTTPSQTTNTTAESYRNSFSQSDSKYGTGYAMNNGKRQDDWGSKSTSNTRNTSSTGSSVNNSSTQIQGKANWTNSSNNNSSLNTHNGEESQVNRSYSESNSTSGFSKNNNSSDNYSVINSTWDNTTTDGKAVGSNSRDVYSEGNSNSNSSYDDGKTKNTSNRDTYTVNQSEQTNSSNGPSYWQNNRGNNYSVTQTNDTQNYKNGPSTSSHNRDTYSVSKSKSSSSNSSGKVSSKNEQENYSENHAQWESEYKADTYTTQSNSDESTITATKSNSSTEGSNSTSSNSSDTSTTRNSQTVTTYKDGRKTENGSSTYQKWSSESTYDSKGVASSVSKYSSWSSSYSNSYFKGGYSWTETVSGYDSESVTKAGVSTSNGNSWSWTRSGTVWDDGPNNWSESWSKSSWKDGKYAPGESEVTRGSFDPKGTQTQTNNLPEFGEAPRLNKAPKQQVPIDFQKPPKPSDDIWQLPPRTFTDTNPPEAPNFPDNWSAGSGGGNPKDSDVDIKAAIDYNNAQGYSKDAIRLIQRVVGAGQTGVFGEDTVRKIANWQSAHRLKRDGKVDSNTLWSIVTELRMRNQPLDALLLSRYVKTRQYVTDANRIIPTGYGPSGRTPGSGDAQSIVETLKKNRQLTLSGELKTVGDATTEYNCHGFTFLGGAEWIKNNSDVENIIKDNGYSVTSKPSVGDVVIYRDDNNKIQHSGIVAAVSGGQVTRVISKWAMYGLYEHNLKDVPLSYGQNTTVYKSNRTSGNFPQGLGAGRPGNHLLRPR; via the coding sequence ATGGCGGGCGATCGACAATACGCAAAAGACAATAACATACTGATTGTAGCAGCAGCCGGTAACGAAGGAACTCTCCTCTGTGTCCTCGGACAAGCCTCCACCGAATTCGACAACATTATCACAGTCGGCGCATCCGACAACAACAATCGCGCCGCCTATTCCAGCTACGGAGGCGGTTTAGATATCCTAGCACCAACAAGCCTTACACAAACAGCAGAATCATCAACAACCGAAACCAAACAAGGCACATCAATAGCAGCCGCTAAAGTCACAAACACCATCTGGCAAATGTGGGCCGCCAACCCATCCCTCAATTACCAACAAATCAAAAACATCCTCCTCAACACAGCCAAAGACATCGACGTACCCGACTGGGATGAAAGAACGGGATACGGCATCTTAAACCCCGAATTGGCAATTGCTACCGCCATAGAAACAATCCCCGCAATTCCCGTATTGGCAGCAGCCAAACACTTGACAAAATCCTTAATTGATGCCGATGCAAATCCCAGCAACACCCCCAATAATACCGCACCAAAACCCTCAGAAAGAGCAACTGCAACCACCGCCCCAGGCACACCAAAGACTACCAGCACCTCAACCGGAAACAGTAATGAAGGCACTAGCTCTTATACCACAGAAGTAGCGCCATATACAACTACCTCTACCAGTAGTTCCAACGGCACAAGCACCACCAACTCTTACACCAATAGCAACTTATCAAACACAGAATCAAGCTGGGATAAAAGCAGAGTCAAAACCAACACCAAGGGCAACTCTTTTAACGAATCCACCAGCGATTCAAACACATCTGCCAGTACCTACACCAGCAAAAGCTTTTCTCAAAACTCACTCGAAAACAAAAATCAATCGCAGCAAAACTACAGCCGAGTTAAATACGAAGGAACTCGCAACGACCAAAGCTCATCCAATCAAAAATCCCGCAGTTCTAGCAATTATACCACTCCTTCACAAACTACAAACACCACTGCCGAGAGCTACCGAAACAGCTTCTCCCAATCCGACAGCAAATACGGCACGGGCTATGCAATGAATAACGGCAAGCGCCAAGACGATTGGGGGTCAAAATCAACTTCAAACACTCGCAATACTAGCAGCACCGGAAGTTCGGTAAACAACAGTTCAACTCAAATCCAAGGCAAAGCTAACTGGACCAATAGCAGCAATAACAACAGTTCCCTCAACACTCACAACGGGGAAGAAAGCCAAGTAAATCGTTCTTATTCGGAGAGTAATAGTACCAGCGGTTTCTCCAAAAATAACAACAGCAGCGACAACTACTCAGTTATCAATTCCACCTGGGACAATACTACAACTGATGGCAAAGCAGTCGGCAGCAACAGCCGCGATGTTTATTCGGAAGGAAACAGTAACTCTAACAGCAGTTACGACGACGGCAAAACAAAAAATACCAGCAATCGAGACACTTACACAGTCAATCAATCCGAACAAACCAACAGCAGCAACGGCCCATCATATTGGCAAAACAATCGAGGTAATAATTACTCGGTAACTCAGACCAATGACACCCAAAACTACAAAAACGGGCCGTCAACTAGCAGCCACAATCGAGATACTTATTCTGTCAGCAAGTCGAAATCTTCGAGCAGCAACAGTTCGGGTAAAGTTAGTTCTAAAAACGAGCAAGAAAATTATTCAGAAAATCATGCTCAGTGGGAGAGCGAGTATAAGGCTGATACTTATACTACTCAAAGCAACAGTGACGAATCGACAATAACAGCTACTAAAAGTAACAGCAGCACCGAGGGCAGTAATTCCACTTCATCTAACAGTAGCGACACCTCAACCACGAGAAATTCACAGACCGTCACAACTTATAAAGATGGTCGAAAAACTGAGAATGGCAGTTCGACTTACCAAAAATGGTCGAGCGAAAGCACTTACGATAGCAAGGGGGTAGCTAGTTCGGTGTCCAAGTATTCTAGCTGGAGTTCAAGTTACAGCAACTCTTATTTTAAGGGAGGTTACAGTTGGACGGAAACTGTGAGCGGTTACGACTCAGAATCGGTGACGAAAGCGGGTGTTTCGACGAGTAATGGCAACAGTTGGAGTTGGACTCGCAGCGGGACAGTATGGGATGATGGTCCCAATAATTGGAGTGAAAGCTGGTCGAAGTCTAGTTGGAAAGATGGCAAGTATGCGCCGGGTGAATCGGAGGTAACGAGGGGGTCATTTGACCCGAAAGGAACACAGACGCAGACGAATAATTTGCCGGAATTTGGGGAAGCGCCGCGGTTGAATAAGGCTCCGAAACAACAGGTGCCGATAGACTTTCAGAAGCCTCCGAAGCCTAGTGATGATATTTGGCAATTGCCGCCTCGTACTTTTACTGATACTAATCCACCAGAAGCACCGAATTTTCCAGATAATTGGTCTGCCGGGTCTGGTGGAGGTAATCCCAAAGATTCCGACGTTGACATTAAGGCTGCTATTGACTACAACAATGCCCAAGGTTATAGCAAGGATGCGATTCGGTTGATTCAGCGGGTAGTAGGTGCAGGTCAGACTGGAGTTTTTGGAGAAGACACGGTGAGAAAAATAGCTAACTGGCAATCTGCTCACCGCCTCAAACGTGATGGTAAGGTAGATAGCAATACGCTCTGGTCGATCGTTACTGAGTTGCGTATGAGAAATCAGCCCTTGGATGCGTTGCTACTTAGTAGGTATGTAAAAACACGCCAGTATGTCACAGATGCTAACAGGATCATACCAACTGGATATGGACCTTCAGGTCGCACACCAGGTAGTGGTGATGCCCAGAGCATTGTGGAAACCCTTAAGAAGAATCGGCAACTTACCCTATCTGGCGAGTTAAAGACAGTTGGCGACGCCACTACCGAATATAATTGCCATGGCTTTACGTTCCTAGGGGGGGCAGAATGGATAAAAAATAATAGTGATGTAGAAAACATTATTAAAGACAACGGCTATTCCGTTACCTCGAAGCCATCTGTAGGTGATGTGGTAATCTATCGGGACGACAACAATAAGATTCAACACTCAGGAATTGTGGCAGCCGTTTCCGGCGGTCAAGTAACAAGAGTTATTAGCAAGTGGGCAATGTATGGTCTTTACGAGCATAACCTAAAAGATGTTCCACTATCCTACGGACAAAACACTACGGTTTACAAAAGCAATCGGACTTCTGGAAATTTCCCTCAAGGTTTGGGTGCTGGCCGTCCCGGCAATCATTTATTGCGCCCGCGCTAA
- a CDS encoding WG repeat-containing protein, translating into MSLVKRLRVLFYLALVAVFLIMTQLASSETSKSDNEKYGLIDKNGKYVVEPQFDGIDNFQEGLAEVMVDGKIGYIDRTGQVVIPFQFEWSTESFSEGLAVAKLKGSEKVGYIDKTGKYVIPPKFDRADSFHEGLAVVVVNYKYGYINKQGSYVIPPKFDYATEFREGIAVVQSAQKYGLIDRTGKYIAPPSFDHIHNSDAREGFSTAAEFKDGLMRVAVGGKLCYRGGVAGGKWGYIDRMGKLVIPLKFATVGEFYNGRAKVSMSALDCEAGSPIKWDYINQSGEYITRLLFDDAYNFSEGMAAVEIGGKSGYIDLSGKLVIPPQFISTREFSEGLAAINSSENGLYGYIDKTGKLLIAPQFNWAENFLNGSAMVQVNDKQGIIDKTGKYLIEPKFDLVSEFYEGLARVNLNEKWGYIARTGKLVIDVKFDSARDFDRGIAIVGVKQKTANKNS; encoded by the coding sequence ATGTCACTCGTGAAAAGATTGCGCGTTTTATTTTATTTGGCTTTAGTTGCTGTGTTTTTAATTATGACTCAACTTGCTAGCTCTGAAACGAGTAAATCGGACAATGAAAAGTATGGTTTGATTGACAAAAATGGCAAGTATGTGGTTGAACCCCAATTTGATGGTATTGATAATTTTCAAGAAGGGTTAGCCGAAGTAATGGTCGATGGAAAAATCGGCTATATCGATCGAACAGGTCAAGTAGTAATCCCCTTTCAATTTGAATGGTCTACTGAAAGTTTTTCAGAAGGATTAGCTGTGGCAAAACTCAAGGGTAGCGAAAAAGTAGGTTACATTGACAAAACAGGTAAGTATGTCATACCACCTAAATTCGATCGAGCTGACAGTTTCCACGAAGGACTTGCAGTAGTTGTAGTCAACTACAAATACGGCTACATTAACAAGCAGGGCAGTTATGTAATCCCACCAAAATTTGATTATGCTACTGAATTTAGGGAAGGTATAGCAGTAGTGCAGAGCGCACAAAAATATGGCTTAATCGATCGAACAGGTAAGTATATCGCGCCACCGAGTTTCGACCACATCCATAATAGCGACGCTCGCGAAGGATTCAGCACTGCTGCTGAATTTAAAGACGGACTGATGCGAGTAGCTGTAGGAGGTAAGCTTTGCTATAGGGGAGGTGTTGCTGGTGGCAAGTGGGGGTATATCGATCGAATGGGAAAGTTGGTTATTCCTTTGAAATTTGCCACAGTAGGGGAATTTTACAACGGACGAGCAAAGGTGTCTATGTCTGCTCTTGATTGTGAGGCTGGTAGCCCTATTAAATGGGATTATATCAACCAGTCAGGAGAGTATATCACTCGGCTCCTATTCGATGATGCTTATAATTTTTCAGAAGGAATGGCGGCGGTAGAAATCGGTGGTAAATCGGGTTATATTGACTTGTCGGGAAAATTGGTCATCCCCCCTCAATTTATATCGACCAGGGAATTTTCTGAAGGGCTAGCAGCTATCAACAGTAGTGAAAATGGACTATACGGTTATATTGACAAAACAGGGAAGTTGCTAATTGCCCCTCAATTTAACTGGGCCGAAAATTTTTTGAATGGGTCGGCAATGGTGCAAGTGAATGACAAGCAAGGTATAATTGACAAGACAGGAAAATATTTAATTGAACCAAAATTCGATCTAGTTAGTGAATTTTATGAAGGACTGGCACGGGTAAATTTAAATGAAAAATGGGGATACATCGCTCGCACGGGAAAACTAGTAATCGATGTGAAATTTGATAGTGCGAGAGATTTCGATCGAGGAATTGCGATCGTAGGTGTGAAACAAAAGACTGCGAACAAGAATAGCTAA